One window from the genome of Malacoplasma penetrans HF-2 encodes:
- a CDS encoding DeoR/GlpR family DNA-binding transcription regulator codes for MSILIEQKIIEYLKQKKVVKPKEIEQVFNLTLSTTRRYLVKLEEKNMIRRTFGEIIYNDDLKSNVDANANNKILENINQKKEIAKKAVKLVGQYKTIYLDSGSSCYFLLDYLDKDVVIYTNSILNATRAINLGFKNVNIIGGTIKEGTLSIVDIDMDFINKINFPIAFMGVNGINEKGILTTPEKREGITKKILASKSDLVVVLAEKQKINQQSLYDFTPINKKILVVTDHDKLINLENENLFFIYTKGERNEN; via the coding sequence ATGTCAATTTTAATAGAGCAAAAAATTATAGAGTATTTAAAACAAAAAAAGGTTGTTAAACCAAAAGAGATTGAACAAGTGTTTAATTTGACTCTTTCTACTACTAGAAGATACCTAGTAAAGTTAGAAGAGAAAAATATGATTAGAAGAACATTTGGTGAAATTATCTATAATGATGATCTTAAATCTAATGTTGATGCAAATGCTAATAATAAAATATTAGAGAATATAAATCAGAAAAAAGAAATTGCAAAAAAAGCAGTTAAATTAGTTGGTCAATATAAAACCATCTATTTAGACTCTGGTTCTAGTTGTTATTTCTTATTAGATTACTTAGACAAAGATGTAGTAATCTATACTAACTCAATCTTAAATGCTACTAGAGCAATTAATTTAGGTTTTAAAAATGTAAATATAATTGGTGGAACTATTAAAGAAGGAACTTTATCAATTGTAGATATTGATATGGACTTCATTAATAAAATTAACTTTCCAATTGCTTTTATGGGAGTTAATGGAATTAATGAAAAAGGGATTTTGACTACTCCAGAAAAAAGAGAAGGAATAACAAAAAAGATTTTAGCTTCTAAAAGTGATTTAGTTGTTGTGTTAGCTGAAAAACAAAAAATCAATCAGCAAAGTTTGTATGACTTTACACCAATTAATAAAAAGATCTTGGTAGTAACTGATCATGATAAATTGATTAATTTAGAAAATGAAAATCTTTTTTTCATATATACGAAAGGCGAAAGAAATGAAAACTAA
- a CDS encoding transposase: MKEIIKNNLTKFENSRFWILEEMGSLNKKGKLNPKTLSNKTGYSIKQSRRFIKSFKDNTFLISHKNKNKENVNKIKDEVKRAIIEKYIEVTTPCKEMSDGHYEMTHLDFYLDEIKDKFNVKYGFVNKLLNENFLLTSYSKKTTRKTMKKKLKEGNLAELKIQEKILEFLRKYKPTYTEYLKTKNPPYVKHNYDFGHIVEVDACVSVWIGIKKYYIYHAIDAGTGKLLGFWIDDEETNFGYCKLLKQVLEKYGAPNIIKTDRRKTFWSENSVTNLTYCLNKLEIQVKSESQPTFKANVERSFKNAQQIYYKLFLKHGLNTKEKIQKNYQLIVDAYNQRYKKSEKGKRNQFIKISKDDLKDLFYTTKICKVLKGFYFFHNGKAMGLFTKEDKRVNMKNQILLRTNMLTGEKFVLDKNTKYFAREINDDLLNEYINEIHDNEFLKLEKIKRKSIAASKAIYQKNENTRIALERWSDSLKEREEKIKIREIELSLNI, encoded by the coding sequence ATGAAAGAAATAATAAAAAACAATTTAACAAAATTTGAAAATAGTAGGTTCTGAATTTTAGAAGAAATGGGTTCTTTGAATAAAAAAGGAAAGTTAAATCCAAAAACTTTAAGTAATAAAACAGGATATTCAATCAAACAGTCTAGAAGGTTTATAAAAAGTTTTAAAGATAATACTTTTTTGATTAGCCATAAAAACAAAAATAAGGAAAATGTTAACAAAATAAAAGATGAAGTAAAAAGAGCAATTATAGAGAAATATATTGAAGTAACTACTCCATGCAAAGAAATGAGTGATGGTCATTATGAAATGACTCATTTAGATTTTTATTTAGATGAAATAAAAGACAAGTTTAATGTTAAATACGGATTTGTAAATAAACTTCTAAATGAAAATTTTTTACTCACTTCATATTCAAAAAAGACCACAAGAAAAACTATGAAGAAAAAACTTAAAGAAGGCAATTTAGCAGAGTTAAAAATCCAGGAAAAAATTTTGGAATTTCTAAGAAAATATAAACCAACGTACACAGAATATTTAAAAACTAAAAATCCCCCTTATGTAAAACACAACTATGATTTTGGTCACATAGTTGAAGTAGATGCTTGCGTTAGTGTTTGAATAGGAATTAAAAAATACTACATATACCATGCCATTGATGCTGGGACTGGTAAGTTACTAGGTTTTTGAATTGATGATGAGGAAACAAATTTTGGGTATTGTAAACTACTTAAACAGGTCCTAGAAAAGTATGGAGCTCCAAACATTATAAAAACAGATAGAAGAAAAACATTTTGATCTGAAAATTCAGTTACCAATTTAACTTATTGTTTAAATAAACTAGAAATACAAGTTAAGTCAGAAAGCCAACCAACTTTTAAAGCTAATGTTGAAAGATCATTTAAAAATGCACAACAAATTTATTACAAATTATTTTTAAAACATGGTTTGAATACTAAAGAAAAAATACAAAAGAACTATCAGTTAATTGTTGACGCTTACAATCAAAGATATAAAAAGTCTGAAAAAGGAAAAAGAAACCAATTCATAAAAATAAGTAAAGATGATTTAAAAGACTTGTTCTATACAACTAAGATTTGTAAAGTTCTAAAAGGTTTTTATTTTTTCCATAATGGGAAGGCTATGGGTTTGTTCACCAAAGAAGATAAAAGAGTTAATATGAAAAATCAAATCTTATTAAGAACCAACATGTTAACGGGTGAAAAATTTGTACTTGATAAAAATACAAAATATTTTGCCAGAGAAATAAATGATGATTTATTAAACGAATATATAAATGAGATTCATGATAATGAGTTTTTAAAATTAGAAAAAATTAAAAGAAAAAGTATAGCTGCTTCTAAAGCTATTTATCAAAAAAATGAAAACACAAGAATAGCTTTAGAAAGATGAAGCGACAGTTTAAAAGAAAGGGAGGAAAAAATTAAAATTAGAGAAATTGAACTTTCTTTAAATATTTAA
- a CDS encoding lipoprotein 17-related variable surface protein, protein MGAFKKSKLLKATMITGASILAGASATFVINNDKTLSKSKDFSQNNISSRTISLATQNTAVSGMGDNDNNNDFVANGNTVDNTKLTVYPFDMTMQNGQSNYDTSTVSIPSIVQHTAVDDSTSSGAGYATFVKYDNKDAVAKFLSTQVTTTNGNTSTTTNPGTTQWVVTSDDLIKLVTKQVTGTEASNTTGITLNFKAMLHSAGGNSSPPSLFVLASIDGTSGSENLKGSYLFQINWNLVTTNDITGDKNSGSYRLAAILSKDSTNINDYNFLVMDGVSTNSMEVLQLGDINNSTSDYTGNYVNVSNSLFNSKTETATSHTITFSNFSSFVQSMDGASSSPVYKPIYVNNINSRFFFIFQSNSTTLDGKSLLLVRSDLLTNNVNTNIAISQASNYQNIDFSSIGLTTGSKLFNTLIYYNSKLSSTTAVINIVVSIPNQTKYGYASFDAIAFSQVTAPVAYEYSGFSTSGFISQIVPYYSLNDYQNVYGYYALTSTNQVLKLDANFKYVSEMYDFSSSIYNVGTVYNIYTLSGSDLSSVWYAQMTDGKFVKMNDSNLVGQWDSLYSSDSYEKAGDFIFKSQNEVDSSVLFKRVVNSNGGSFDTDFISYINSTTSWKDFLTVVSTDGQITTDPSVTVSIYNYDSSNPSNNNYYFGDSATNPLNPNTNNTITLVFTQNLRKISAGGNVTQEYTTMVIGSYTYTFYYGVGTINNQNEGTNAYTDYDSYTQLTKLTIPQYVLDMYPSQIVSLINSSSSGDSDNYNFITTFLNMQNIVNPTITASGDDISGTLTINVAVPYYWRNNALSASSGTWIFTYGNSTSPFFKYNRFGFASDGSSNASVTPVDSTYAANSSNSAKVKSLTDKYSTKLPSQITAKNYYDDFLVLGSAFLNSSNVANGSIVLPTFNEDGSSDNVTIVPNDKDGNAFVSITFPKIDPNEDYTVSFTTPSIFMKDASASQSVYFGWKSASQVTQIDTKDISSLSASSIANTFNGNTKDKIAMLQHFAVFSDYYSNLIVQKKLDVKATYDDRSGFLTLSLSTTDTNTSLPGISSTNLSATFTGFQQNTSTGSTNISTNNQTSSFSFGTGYSADANRLPSSVTQSEIISSALLSNNANLSTWVANGLATITLTPSNVNGILEVEVVLKNYSENGSISSTKTFTRAIGGFATGDQSSNMIVWKTNTNSAFLNNNSAKLPSALVTTATSGEFDDTGTSSSTREALYRRLTYFADLSSDLNAELEADPSLVKAVTLQADDTLGTLVVTAVILQKGQLVEYSTTISGLGTTSLLQPTITFNAEDGTSNNAALTALRQLIPSEAAQNNALLTQLFSISNSSDNYKIKTSYSYDNYTGTLTLNVSVLDPTTNTVLQESSKTYTGFARVIDTSVGTNWAVVAASAIVPMILLIIPVVVFGYIQQRRDMKTIAKKLSTRLQEEQERKRRMQRRQQLLAKTKNF, encoded by the coding sequence ATGGGTGCATTTAAAAAATCTAAATTATTAAAAGCAACTATGATTACTGGAGCATCAATTTTAGCAGGAGCATCTGCTACCTTTGTTATTAATAATGATAAAACTTTGTCAAAATCAAAGGATTTTTCACAAAATAATATTAGTTCTAGGACTATTTCATTAGCTACTCAAAACACTGCCGTTAGTGGTATGGGAGATAATGATAATAATAATGATTTTGTTGCCAATGGTAATACTGTTGATAATACCAAATTAACAGTTTATCCATTTGATATGACTATGCAAAATGGGCAATCAAATTATGACACTTCAACTGTTTCAATTCCTTCTATTGTTCAGCATACTGCAGTAGATGACTCTACTAGTTCAGGTGCTGGATACGCTACTTTTGTAAAATATGATAATAAGGATGCTGTTGCTAAATTTTTGTCTACTCAAGTTACAACCACTAATGGAAATACATCAACCACAACTAATCCTGGTACAACTCAATGGGTTGTAACTTCTGATGACTTAATTAAATTAGTGACTAAGCAAGTTACTGGAACAGAAGCAAGTAACACTACAGGTATAACTTTAAATTTTAAAGCAATGTTACACTCTGCTGGTGGTAATTCTTCACCACCTTCACTTTTTGTTTTGGCTTCTATTGATGGGACTTCAGGTAGTGAAAATTTAAAAGGGAGTTACTTATTCCAAATTAATTGAAACCTAGTAACTACTAATGATATTACTGGAGATAAAAATTCAGGAAGTTATAGATTAGCAGCTATTTTATCTAAAGACTCTACTAATATAAATGATTATAATTTCCTAGTTATGGATGGGGTTTCTACTAACTCTATGGAAGTTCTTCAGTTAGGAGATATAAATAATAGTACTAGTGATTATACTGGGAACTATGTTAATGTTTCTAACTCATTATTTAATAGTAAAACAGAAACTGCTACTTCACATACTATTACATTTAGCAATTTTTCTAGTTTTGTACAGTCTATGGATGGAGCTAGTTCTTCACCAGTATACAAACCAATTTATGTTAATAACATTAACTCAAGATTTTTCTTTATCTTCCAAAGTAATAGTACAACACTTGATGGTAAATCCCTATTATTAGTTAGATCTGATTTATTAACAAACAATGTTAATACAAATATTGCTATTAGTCAGGCAAGCAATTATCAAAATATTGATTTCTCAAGTATTGGTTTAACAACTGGATCTAAACTGTTTAATACTCTAATTTATTACAACTCTAAATTATCATCTACAACTGCAGTTATTAATATTGTTGTAAGTATTCCTAATCAAACTAAATATGGATATGCATCTTTTGATGCAATTGCTTTTAGTCAAGTTACAGCACCAGTTGCATATGAATATAGTGGATTTTCTACATCTGGATTCATTTCACAAATTGTTCCATATTACTCATTAAATGATTACCAAAATGTTTATGGTTACTATGCATTAACTTCAACTAACCAAGTTTTGAAATTAGATGCTAATTTTAAATATGTTAGTGAAATGTATGATTTTAGTAGCTCTATTTATAATGTTGGTACAGTTTACAATATTTACACATTATCTGGAAGTGACTTATCTTCTGTTTGATATGCGCAAATGACAGATGGTAAATTTGTTAAGATGAATGATAGTAATTTAGTGGGACAATGAGATTCATTATATTCATCAGATTCTTATGAAAAAGCTGGAGACTTTATTTTTAAATCTCAAAATGAAGTTGATTCTTCTGTTTTATTCAAAAGAGTAGTTAATAGTAATGGTGGTTCTTTTGATACAGATTTCATTTCTTATATTAACTCAACTACATCATGAAAAGATTTTTTAACTGTAGTTTCAACTGATGGCCAAATAACAACTGACCCTAGTGTTACTGTATCAATTTACAATTATGATAGTTCTAATCCAAGTAATAACAATTATTATTTTGGTGATAGTGCTACTAATCCATTAAATCCAAACACTAACAACACAATAACTTTAGTATTTACACAAAACTTAAGAAAAATAAGTGCTGGTGGTAATGTTACTCAAGAATATACAACAATGGTGATAGGATCATACACTTATACTTTCTACTATGGTGTAGGAACTATTAATAACCAAAATGAAGGTACTAATGCATATACAGATTATGATAGTTATACACAACTTACAAAACTAACAATACCTCAATATGTATTAGACATGTATCCTTCTCAAATTGTTAGTTTGATTAATAGTTCTTCATCAGGAGACTCTGATAACTATAATTTCATTACAACATTCTTAAATATGCAAAACATTGTAAATCCTACAATTACTGCATCAGGTGATGATATTTCTGGAACATTAACTATAAATGTTGCTGTTCCTTATTACTGAAGAAATAATGCATTATCAGCATCATCAGGTACTTGAATTTTCACTTATGGAAATTCTACTAGTCCATTCTTTAAATACAATAGATTTGGGTTTGCAAGTGATGGAAGTTCAAATGCTTCAGTTACTCCAGTAGATTCAACTTATGCTGCAAATTCAAGCAACTCAGCAAAAGTTAAATCTTTAACTGACAAATACTCAACTAAACTACCATCTCAAATTACAGCTAAAAACTACTATGATGATTTCTTGGTTTTAGGATCAGCATTTTTAAACTCATCAAATGTTGCAAATGGTTCAATAGTATTACCGACTTTTAATGAAGATGGAAGTAGTGATAATGTAACAATTGTTCCAAATGATAAAGATGGGAATGCTTTTGTAAGTATAACTTTCCCTAAAATTGATCCAAATGAAGATTACACAGTTTCATTTACTACACCTAGTATTTTCATGAAAGATGCTTCTGCATCTCAAAGTGTTTACTTTGGATGAAAATCAGCTAGCCAAGTAACTCAAATAGATACAAAAGATATATCAAGCTTATCTGCTTCAAGTATTGCAAATACATTTAATGGAAATACAAAAGATAAAATTGCAATGCTTCAACATTTTGCGGTCTTTTCAGATTACTATTCTAATTTAATAGTTCAAAAGAAATTAGATGTTAAAGCAACTTATGATGATAGATCAGGTTTCTTAACTTTAAGTTTATCAACAACTGATACTAATACTTCTCTTCCTGGAATTAGTTCTACAAATTTATCTGCAACATTTACAGGATTCCAACAAAACACATCAACTGGATCTACAAACATAAGTACAAATAACCAAACAAGTAGTTTTAGTTTTGGAACAGGATATTCAGCTGATGCAAACAGATTGCCTTCATCAGTTACACAAAGTGAAATTATATCTAGTGCATTGTTGAGTAATAATGCCAACTTATCAACTTGAGTTGCTAATGGATTAGCAACAATAACTTTAACACCTTCAAATGTGAATGGTATTTTAGAAGTTGAAGTAGTGTTAAAAAACTACAGTGAAAATGGTTCAATATCATCTACTAAAACATTCACTAGAGCAATTGGTGGATTTGCAACTGGTGATCAAAGTTCAAACATGATTGTTTGAAAAACAAATACAAATTCAGCCTTCTTAAATAACAATAGTGCAAAATTACCAAGTGCATTAGTAACAACAGCAACTTCTGGGGAGTTTGATGATACTGGAACAAGTTCAAGTACTCGTGAAGCACTATATAGAAGATTAACTTACTTTGCAGATCTATCGAGTGACTTAAATGCAGAACTTGAAGCAGATCCAAGTTTAGTAAAAGCTGTAACTTTACAAGCTGATGATACATTAGGAACATTAGTTGTAACTGCAGTTATTTTACAGAAAGGTCAATTGGTAGAATACTCAACTACAATCTCAGGACTTGGAACTACTTCATTATTACAACCTACAATTACATTTAATGCAGAAGATGGAACTAGTAATAATGCTGCTTTAACAGCATTAAGACAATTAATTCCTTCTGAAGCTGCTCAAAATAATGCATTACTTACTCAACTATTCAGTATCTCAAACTCATCTGATAACTATAAAATTAAAACAAGTTATTCATATGATAACTATACAGGAACATTAACTTTAAATGTTTCAGTATTAGATCCAACTACAAATACTGTATTACAAGAAAGCTCAAAAACTTATACAGGATTTGCTAGAGTAATTGATACTTCTGTTGGAACTAATTGAGCAGTAGTTGCAGCTTCAGCAATTGTTCCAATGATTCTATTAATTATTCCAGTAGTAGTATTTGGATATATCCAACAAAGAAGAGATATGAAAACTATTGCTAAAAAACTTTCTACTAGACTTCAAGAAGAGCAAGAAAGAAAGAGAAGAATGCAAAGAAGACAGCAACTTCTTGCTAAAACTAAAAACTTTTAA
- a CDS encoding lipoprotein 17-related variable surface protein, which yields MSIFKKSKILKATIFAGAAVLTASSVSFAINNDKILSNSSSFSQNSSIRAISSANKETAVSGMSDSDSANDFEKNNNSINNSNMEIYPFDMTQSSGSYETSTFSFPSIIQHTAIDDSTSSGAGYATFVKYNNKESVAKFLSTQVTSTTSGQTQPTVTNPGSTQWVVTSDDLIKLAHKKVKNSDLNDSDVAKYSLKYKAMLHSAGGNSSPPSLFVLASIEDATGQSNSQDLKGSYLFQINWNQVTSNDITGDKDAGSYRLAAILSKDTSDIIDYNFLVMDGVSTNSMEVIELGEISSDSGYEGHYVNVSNSLFNSNSESQSSHTISLSGYSNFIQTMSNQSPKYKPIYVNNINSRFFFIFQSDNTSSIDDKSLLLVRSDLLTNNVNTNITISNTSNFTNLNFSNLGLENNSKLFNTLIYYNSKLSSTTAVINIVVSIPGQTKYGYASFDAIAFSQVTAPVAYEYSGFSTSGFISQIVPYYSLNDYQNIYGYYALTSTNQVLKLDANFKYVSEMYDFSSSIYNVGSVYNIYTLSGSDLSSVWYAQMKDGKFVKMNDSNLVGQWDSLYTSESYEKAGDFIFKSQDEVDSSVLFKRIVDSDTATDFNTDFNTYINSTTSWKDFLTVVSKDGQITTDPSVTVSIYNYANKDSYYFGQNATNKLTASGNNSITLVFTQNLRKINAGGTVTDEFTTMIIGSYTYTFYYGEGKINNQNEGTNAYADYNTYSQLTGLTIPQYVLDMYPSQIVSLINSSSSGDSDNYNFITTFLNMQNIVNPTITASGDDISGTLTINVAVPYYWRSGALSASSGTWIFTYGNSTSPFFKYNWFGFSSDGSSNASVTPVDSTYATNSSNAAKVKSLTDKYSTKLPSQVTAKNYYDDFLVLGSAFLNTSNISSGSIQLPTFNEDGSSENVTIVPNDKDGNAFVSITFPKIDPAEDYTVSFTTPSIFMKDASASQSVYFGWKSTSQVTQIDSNNINNVSASGIASIFNGSNVRDKISTLQNFAVFSDYYANLLIQKQLNIKATYDDKSGFLTLTLSAKDNTVSLPGISSTSLSTTFTGFKTDTANGSTNITSSEQTSNFTFGSYQADSTRLPSSVTESEILSSSLLSSSNLSTWIANGLATITLTPSNVNGILEVEVVLKNYSESGSISSTRTFTRAIGGFATGDQSSNMIVWKTNTNSAFLNNNSAKLPSALVTTATSGEFDDTSGSNAEQALYRRLTYFADLSSDLNAELEADPSLVKAVTLQADDTLGTLVVTAVILQKGQLVEYSTTISGLGTTSLLQPTITFNAEDGTSNNTALTALRQLIPSEAAQNNALLTQLFSISNSSDNYKIETSYSYDNYTGTLTLNVSVLDPTTNTVLQESSKTYTGFARVIDTSVGTNWAVVAASAIVPMILLIIPVVLFGYIQQRRDMKTIAKKLSTRLQEEQERKRRMQRRQQLLVKTKNF from the coding sequence ATGAGTATATTCAAAAAATCTAAAATATTAAAGGCTACTATTTTTGCTGGAGCTGCAGTTTTAACTGCTTCTTCAGTCAGTTTTGCTATAAATAATGACAAAATTTTGTCAAATTCAAGTAGTTTTTCACAAAATTCTAGTATTAGAGCTATAAGTTCTGCTAATAAAGAAACTGCAGTTAGTGGTATGTCAGATTCTGATAGTGCTAATGATTTTGAAAAAAATAATAATTCTATAAATAATTCAAACATGGAAATTTATCCTTTTGATATGACTCAAAGTAGTGGAAGTTATGAAACTTCAACTTTTTCATTTCCCTCTATAATCCAACACACTGCAATAGATGATTCAACTAGTTCAGGAGCTGGTTATGCAACTTTTGTAAAATACAATAACAAAGAATCGGTTGCTAAATTTTTATCTACACAAGTTACATCTACAACAAGTGGTCAAACACAACCAACTGTAACTAATCCAGGGTCAACACAGTGAGTTGTTACTTCTGATGATTTGATAAAATTAGCTCACAAAAAAGTTAAAAATAGTGATCTTAATGACAGTGATGTAGCTAAGTACAGTTTAAAATACAAAGCAATGTTACATTCAGCAGGAGGAAATTCTTCTCCTCCCTCACTTTTCGTTCTTGCCTCAATAGAAGATGCAACTGGACAGTCAAATAGTCAGGATTTAAAGGGTAGTTATTTATTCCAAATAAATTGGAATCAGGTAACAAGTAATGATATTACAGGTGATAAGGATGCAGGTAGTTATAGACTTGCAGCAATTTTATCAAAAGATACATCTGATATAATAGATTACAATTTTTTAGTCATGGATGGTGTGTCTACAAACTCTATGGAAGTAATAGAGTTAGGAGAAATATCTTCAGACAGTGGTTATGAAGGTCACTATGTTAATGTTTCTAATTCATTATTTAATAGTAATTCAGAATCTCAATCTTCTCATACTATATCTCTTAGCGGATACTCTAATTTTATTCAAACAATGAGTAATCAATCCCCTAAATACAAACCAATTTATGTTAATAACATTAACTCAAGATTTTTCTTTATTTTCCAAAGTGATAATACATCATCAATTGATGATAAATCATTGCTTTTAGTAAGATCAGATTTATTAACAAATAATGTTAACACTAATATTACAATTTCAAATACTAGCAATTTTACAAATCTTAATTTCTCTAATTTAGGTCTTGAAAACAATAGTAAGTTATTTAATACATTAATTTATTACAACTCTAAACTATCATCTACAACTGCTGTTATTAATATTGTTGTAAGTATTCCAGGACAAACTAAATATGGGTATGCATCTTTTGATGCAATTGCTTTTAGTCAAGTAACTGCGCCAGTAGCATATGAATACAGTGGATTTTCTACTTCTGGATTTATTTCACAAATTGTTCCATATTATTCATTAAATGATTATCAGAATATTTATGGTTATTATGCCTTGACTTCAACTAACCAGGTTTTAAAATTAGATGCTAATTTTAAATATGTTAGTGAAATGTATGATTTTAGTAGCTCTATTTATAATGTTGGTTCAGTTTACAATATTTACACACTATCTGGAAGTGATTTATCTTCTGTTTGATATGCACAAATGAAAGATGGTAAATTTGTAAAAATGAATGATAGTAATTTAGTAGGACAATGAGATTCATTGTATACTAGTGAATCATATGAAAAGGCTGGTGATTTTATTTTTAAATCTCAAGATGAAGTTGATTCTTCTGTTTTATTCAAGAGAATTGTAGATAGTGATACTGCTACTGATTTCAACACAGATTTTAATACTTATATCAATTCAACTACATCTTGAAAAGACTTTTTAACTGTAGTTTCAAAAGATGGTCAAATTACAACAGATCCTAGTGTTACTGTATCTATTTATAATTATGCTAATAAAGATTCTTATTATTTTGGGCAAAATGCAACCAATAAACTTACAGCATCAGGAAACAATTCAATTACTTTAGTCTTTACTCAAAATTTAAGAAAAATAAACGCTGGTGGAACTGTAACTGATGAATTCACAACAATGATTATTGGATCATACACTTATACCTTTTATTATGGTGAAGGGAAAATTAACAACCAAAATGAAGGTACAAATGCATATGCAGACTACAACACTTATAGTCAATTAACTGGGTTAACTATTCCTCAATATGTACTTGATATGTATCCTTCTCAAATTGTGAGTTTAATTAATAGTTCTTCTTCTGGGGATTCTGACAACTACAATTTCATCACAACATTCTTAAATATGCAAAACATTGTAAACCCTACAATTACTGCATCTGGTGATGATATTTCCGGAACATTAACTATAAATGTTGCTGTTCCTTATTACTGAAGAAGTGGTGCATTATCAGCATCATCTGGTACTTGAATTTTTACTTATGGAAATTCAACTAGCCCTTTCTTTAAATACAACTGATTTGGGTTTTCAAGTGATGGAAGTTCAAATGCTTCAGTTACTCCAGTTGATTCAACTTATGCTACAAATTCAAGCAATGCTGCAAAAGTTAAATCTTTAACTGATAAATATTCAACTAAGTTACCATCTCAAGTTACAGCTAAAAACTACTATGATGATTTCTTGGTTTTAGGTTCAGCATTCTTAAATACATCTAATATTTCAAGTGGTTCAATTCAACTTCCTACTTTTAATGAAGATGGAAGTAGTGAAAATGTAACTATTGTTCCAAACGATAAAGATGGGAATGCTTTTGTAAGCATAACTTTCCCTAAAATTGATCCAGCTGAAGATTACACAGTATCTTTCACAACTCCAAGTATTTTCATGAAAGATGCTTCTGCATCTCAAAGTGTTTACTTTGGATGAAAATCGACTAGCCAAGTTACTCAAATAGATTCAAACAATATAAACAATGTATCTGCCTCTGGTATTGCTTCTATTTTTAATGGAAGTAATGTTAGAGATAAAATATCAACACTTCAAAATTTTGCAGTTTTCTCTGATTACTATGCTAATTTATTAATACAAAAACAACTAAATATTAAAGCAACTTATGATGATAAATCAGGATTCTTAACATTGACTTTATCTGCAAAAGATAACACTGTTTCACTTCCTGGAATTAGTTCAACTAGCTTATCTACAACATTTACAGGATTTAAAACTGATACTGCTAATGGATCTACAAATATTACTTCTAGTGAACAAACAAGTAATTTTACTTTTGGATCTTATCAAGCAGATTCAACTAGATTACCTTCATCAGTTACTGAAAGTGAAATTTTATCTAGTTCATTATTAAGTAGTTCTAACTTATCAACTTGAATTGCTAATGGATTAGCAACAATTACTTTAACGCCTTCAAATGTTAATGGTATTTTAGAAGTTGAAGTAGTTTTAAAAAACTATAGTGAAAGTGGTTCAATATCATCTACAAGAACATTCACTAGAGCAATTGGTGGATTTGCAACTGGTGATCAAAGTTCAAACATGATTGTTTGAAAAACAAATACTAACTCAGCATTCTTAAATAACAACAGTGCAAAATTACCAAGTGCATTAGTAACAACTGCAACTTCTGGAGAGTTTGATGATACTAGTGGTTCAAACGCAGAACAAGCACTATATAGGAGATTAACTTACTTTGCAGATCTATCAAGTGATTTAAATGCAGAACTTGAAGCTGATCCAAGTTTAGTAAAAGCTGTAACTTTACAAGCTGATGATACTTTAGGAACATTAGTTGTAACTGCAGTTATCTTACAAAAAGGACAACTAGTAGAATACTCAACTACAATCTCAGGTCTAGGAACAACTTCATTACTACAACCTACAATTACATTTAATGCAGAAGATGGAACTAGTAACAATACTGCTTTAACAGCATTAAGACAATTAATTCCTTCTGAAGCTGCTCAAAATAATGCATTACTTACTCAGTTATTCAGTATCTCTAACTCATCTGATAACTACAAAATTGAAACAAGTTATTCATATGACAACTATACTGGGACATTAACTTTAAATGTTTCAGTATTAGATCCAACTACAAATACTGTATTGCAAGAAAGTTCAAAAACTTATACAGGATTTGCTAGAGTAATTGATACTTCTGTTGGAACTAATTGAGCTGTAGTTGCAGCTTCAGCAATTGTTCCAATGATTCTATTAATTATTCCAGTAGTATTATTTGGATATATTCAACAAAGAAGAGATATGAAAACTATTGCTAAAAAACTTTCTACTAGACTTCAAGAAGAGCAAGAAAGAAAGAGAAGAATGCAAAGAAGACAGCAACTTCTTGTTAAAACTAAAAACTTTTAA